From the genome of Penaeus monodon isolate SGIC_2016 chromosome 16, NSTDA_Pmon_1, whole genome shotgun sequence, one region includes:
- the LOC119582891 gene encoding uncharacterized protein LOC119582891 yields MGDISPTARHSFCRMPPKGQDTLTALICRKLRESGQDVMAALYELREELSRCPSRKASVKLVRRTLSRAIAEGRRDQDTARDTQDDLRARPEELVPTIDQLLKEELKGEEEFEKEQKTEEAKGEEAQEEILAEGGLECGEDVPDHKGTTGTRPQKDDHEASGEKQLTEDSNDAPSSILLKENNICDGKGNTQDTAILHGVQIERVFPEKGRPFSHFYGDEDREIMSVRLVIEKNKCALYKLEGETSTKLGVFHADHMTKLKNGFKVKLDTQMTTDELDGGKRLRKGRKRNRDASLVILTVPEEQQRECMNVLSKMRKTLPGILFG; encoded by the exons ATGGGTGACATCTCTCCCACCGCTAGACACTCCTTCTGCAGGATGCCGCCGAAAGGTCAGGACACGCTCACGGCCCTCATCTGCCGGAAACTACGGGAGAGCGGCCAGGACGTGATGGCCGCCCTGTACGAGCTGAGGGAGGAGCTGAGCAGGTGTCCCTCCCGCAAGGCATCCGTCAAGCTCGTCCGCCGCACGCTGTCGAGGGCCATcgccgaggggaggagggaccaGGACACGGCGAGGGACACGCAGGACGACCTACGAGCGAGGCCGGAGGAACTCGTCCCCACGATTGACCAGCTGTTGAAGGAGGAgctcaagggggaggaggagttcgAGAAAGAGCAGAAAACGGAGGAAGCCAAGGGAGAAGAGGCGCAGGAAGAAATTTTGGCAGAAGGCGGACTCGAGTGCGGAGAGGACGTTCCCGACCACAAGGGAACGACAGGAACACGACCTCAGAAAGACGACCACGAAGCATCGGGGGAAAAGCAACTGACAGAAGACAGTAACGACGCTCCTTCTTCGATTCTTTTGAAGGAAAATAATATTTGCGACGGGAAAG GAAACACCCAGGACACGGCGATTCTCCACGGGGTACAGATCGAAAGGGTTTTCCCTGAGAAAGGACGCCCGTTCTCACACTTTTAcggagacgaagacagagagatCATGTCCGTTAGGCTTGTTATAGAGAAGA ACAAGTGCGCTCTCTACAAACTAGAAGGCGAAACGTCCACAAAACTGGGAGTGTTCCACGCTGACCACATGACGAAGCTCAAGAACGGCTTCAAAGTGAAACTGGACACCCAAATGACCACAGATGAACTGGATGGAGGCAAGCGactcaggaagggaaggaagaggaacagagacgCGTCTTTGGTGATCCTGACCGTTCCGGAGGAGCAGCAGAGGGAGTGCATGAACGTCTTATCTAAG atgAGAAAAACACTCCCTGGAATCCTCTTTGGATAA